The genomic stretch CGACCTGCTCCAGCTCGTCGGGCTGGACGCGATGGCGCAGGTGGACCTGGGCCGCCGTACGCACAGTCACCAGTCGATGGCCGCGCTCGGCCGGATGGCCGGGCAGATCATGCTCACCGCCTGGTCCCGCCTCGAACGGCAGGGCCGCGTGATGGCGTCCGAGCCCCCGGCGCACATGATGCTGCAGTTCGGGCTCGACGGCGACGCCGACCTGGTCGATGTGGCCGTGGCCGAGCGACCTCCGCTCGCCTCCCTCGTACTGAAGGAGGACGTGGCATGAAAGTCCTGATCAACGCGGGGCCGTGGCTCACGGTTCCGCCCCCCGGCTACGGCGGGATCGAGAACGTGGTCGCCACACTGGTGCCGGCGCTGCGTGAGCGGGGCGTGCACGTGGTGCTGGCCTCTGTGGGCGCGAGCACGCTCGACGTGGACGAGCTGATCGGCGTCTACGACAAGGGGCAGTTCACGGAGCTGCAGAAGCCGTACAACCAGGTCATGGGCATCGCGCACGCGCACCAGGCGAGGCTGGTCGCCGAGCTGCGCGCCCGCGACGACATCGACCTCGTCCACGACCACCTGGAGGTGGTCGGGCCCGCGATCCTGTCCGCTCTGGACGGTCCTCCTGTCCTCCACACCCTCCACTGGGACCTGCGCAAACATCCGGACTTCTACGGCGCGTTCCCGTCGTCGATCGCGGTCAACGGCGTCTCGGAGTCACAACTCGCCCGCGCCCCCGAGGCCCTGCGCGCGGCCTCCCTCGGCGCGATCCACCTGGCCACCCCGCTCACCGACCGCGACCTCGGGGCCACACGTGGAGATCATTTCGTGGTCATGGGCCGGATCTGCCAGCTCAAGGGCCAGCACGTGGCGGCCCGCCTCTGCCAGAAGCTGGGGCTGCCGCTGGTGCTGGCCGGGCCGGTCAGCGGCCGCAACACCCCGGCGGAGCTGGACGTCGTGGCGCAGAATCCCTACCACCCGCTGTACGGCCATCCGGACGTCCGCTACCACCTGGACCAGGTGTCCCGTTACCTCGACGACGAGCTGGTCAGGTGGGTCGGCGCGGTGGCCGGCCCGGCCAGGGACTATCTGTACGCCTCGGCGCGGGCCGCGCTCTTCCCCATCCAGTGGGACGAACCCGGTGGCACGGCCGTCGTCGAGGCACTCGCGCTCGGGGTACCGCCCATCGGGCTGCGCCGCGGCTGCCTTCCCGAGATCATCGACCACGGCCGCACCGGCTTCCTGGCCGACACCGAGGAGGAGCTGGCCGAGTGGGTGCTGCGGGTGGACGAGCTGGACCCCGAGGAGTGCCGCGCCGAGGCCCGCCGCCGCTTCTCGCCGTCGGTCATGGCCGATCGTTACCTGGAGCTGTACGAGAGGGTCGCGCGAACTGCAGCATGAGCTCAAGGAGCAGGGCCCGGCCGTCAAGGCGGGGCCCTTGTCCCTTTGCGCTGCGTCACCGAAGCCAGTGCCGGGTCAGGGCACAGGCGACTGCGGCCGGGACCATGTCACGGCGCCTGGGCAGTCAGCCGGCGGCTTCATGAGAAGCCCCGGGGCAGGACGGTGACCGGGCAGGGGGAGGCCCGCAACATCTTCATGGCCAGCTCGCCGAGGAACACCCGGTGCGGCTGCGCGTCCTCGCTCGCCGCGCAGACCAGCAACTCGCCCGGCAGCCACTCGACGTCGGCCATCGCGGCGGCCACGTCATGCCCTTCGGCCACCTCCGACTCCGCCTCGATGCCGGTGCTCTCCCAGGCCAGCCGCACGGCCAGCGCGAGATCGTCTCTGAGCTTGACCTGATCCTCCGTACGCAGGTCGAACGTGATCAGCCTGAGCGTGACGCCCAGCCGCAGCGCCGCCTGCGCCATCCGCTCGACCGCCGCGTCACACTGCGGCCGATGCACGTAGGCCAGCGTGAGGCGGCCAGGGCCGTCGGAGGGCGCGTACTGAGCAGGCGCCACCATGACCGCCTCTGACGACAGGTGGAGGAGGTGGTTGGAGGTGGAGCCGATGGCGATGCGGCCGTGCTGCCCGCCGTCCGTCGAGCCGACCACGATCAGATCGGCCCTGATCCGGCTGGCCAGCACTGAGAGCCCGCGGCCCGCGCCCCTGCTCTCGTACGTGATGTACTCGGCCGGCGCCGGCCCCAGCTCCTCGGCCGCGTGCGCGAGGTTGGCCTGCGCCTCGACCGCCAGTCCCGGGCTGCCCGGCGGGTAGATCGTCGCGACCGTGAGCTCGCCGCCGGTGACCTGCGTGATCGTGGCGCCAAGGGCCAGGGCCTCCCGCCCGCCCGGGTCGCTGGAATAGCCGACGATCACGTGCTCACCGATCACGAATGCCCTCTTACCCGCTCTGAGCTGGGAATACGCGGTCTTGATCCGAACGTTGTAAACCTCCGGAGGCGCAAAACAGTGAAGATCGCTCTTGACGTCCGCTTCAACGGGGCCCATGGCCCGATCACCCTTCATGAAGCGGTTCAGCAGCTCCGTGAGCAGGGTCTGGCGTGCACGGTGGCTGCGGACGTCATCGACCAGAAGGTCATCATTTTCGCTGACTGCGTGGAGCGCGGTTTCACGCCGCTCCGCAGCGAGATCATGGCGGCGTACTACGTGGCGGAGCGCGACGCCACCACGGAGGCGTTCGACCGGGGGCTCATCACCCAGGCCGAGCTCGAGAGCAAGCACGCCGCGCTGGTCCGGCAGCTGCTCGCCTGACCTTCGTCATATTTCGGGGGATCGGCCATCTGACCGAGGTATGACCCGACATTCCGCCATTGGGTTGACGTATGTGACGGCTGTTGTCCGTAAGGTCGTGTCCACTACTCGTTCACGGATTGGACACGTGTGTACAACGACATCGTCGGCTTCGCCCTGACCACACCCGACTGGCTCCACACGCTCGCCGAAGTGGGGACGGATGCCGGGTTATTCGTGTTTGCGGCGCTGTTCGCGGTGGCGGCCTTGCGTGCGTGGCGGGCACCGGCCCGCGACCTCGCACTCGTGATCGCGGGGCCGGCGGGGGTGGTGTTCGCCTACGTGGTGAGTGAGGTGATCAAGACCTTCGTCAGGGAGGACCGGCCGTGCCGGGGCGGGATCGCGACGATCGCCCACTGCCCGCCGCCGGACGACTGGTCCTTCCCCAGCAACCACTCCGTGATCGCGGCCGGCGCGGCGGCCACGCTCGTGCTGGCCTGGCGCGCGTTGGCATGGGTGGTGTTCCCCCTGGCGGCCGTCACGGCGTTCTCGCGGGTGTTCGTGGGGGTGCACCACCCGCACGATGTGGTCGTGGGACTCCTGCTCGGGCTCGTACTCGCGCCGCTGTTCGCGCTGCTGGCGGTCGGCGCGGTCACCCCCGCCGTACGCCATACGCGCCTTTACCTGGCTCGGCTCGACTCGGTGCGCTGAGGCGCTTGCCGGTCTTCGCTCGGTTCGCTGAGGCCCTGGCCGAGTTCCGCTCCGTGCGTTGAGCCCTGGCCGGGCTCCGCTCGGTGCGCTGAGGTCCTGACTAGGGCGCGGATCCGCCGAAGCGGTCGGTCGTTGCGATGAGCCGGTCCAGGATGCCGGGCTCGGTGAAGGCGTGCCCGGCATCGTGCACCACGTGGAACTCCGCCTCCGGCCACGCCTTGTGCAGATCCCAGGCGGTCGCCATCGGCGTGCAGGTGTCGTAACGGCCCTGCACGATCACGGCGGGAATGTGCCGGACCTTGTCGACGTCCCTGATGAGCTGGTCGGGTGCGAACCAGCCGCCGTGATGGAAGTAGTGGTTTTCGATCCGGGCGAAACAGACGGCCATCTTGTCCTCCCCGAACTCCGCGACCAGCTCGGGATCAGGCAACAACGTGATCGTGCCCGCCTCCCACTGCGCCCACGCCTTGGCCGCCGCCAGCCTGGCGTCCGCGTCCTCCCCTTCGAGCCGCCTGCGGAACGCCGCCATCAGATCGCCCCGCTCCTCCTCCGGAATGGGCGCAACGTACCGCTCCCACAGGTCGGGGAACAGGTAGCACGCCCCCTCCTGGTAGAACCACCGCAATTCCTGCGGCCGCAACATGAAGATCCCGCGCAACACGAGCTCGGTCGTCCGGTCGGGATGTGTCTGCGCGTACGCCAGCGCCAGGGCGCTGCCCCACGACCCCCCGAACACCTGCCATCGGTCTATGCCCAGGTGCTCTCGCAGCCGCTCCATGTCCGCCACCAGATTCCAGGTGGTGTTGGTGCTCAGATCGGTGGCGGGATCACTGGCGTGCGGCAGGCTGCGCCCGCAGTTGCGCTGGTCGAACAGCACGATCCGGTACAGCTCCGGATCCCACTGGCGGCGATGTTTGGCGGTGCACCCGCCGCCCGGCCCGCCGTGCAACATCACGGCCGGCTTGCCGTCGGGGTTGCCGCAGACCTCCCAGTAGATCTGGTTGCCATCGCCCACGTCGAGCAGGCCGGAGTCGTATGGATCGATGGGCGGGTACAAGGTTCTCATGCCCCCCGATACTGCCGCATGTGCGTGGGTGGAACGCGATACCTGGAGGCATGGTCGCTCGACATTTCCTCTGCGCTCTTCTACGCCGCCAGGACCTGTGCCGGGTCCGGAGCGTGGCAGTCGATGGAGGTCAGGGTGGCGTGGTGGGTCGCTTGGGTGGCGCAGAGCCAGTCGTTGAGCGAGCCGGTGAAGCCGGAGGGCGGGCCGACCCTGAGGCAGGTGACCTGGCCGGTGCCGGGGGCGGGGCCGACCTTCAGGCGGCGGATGCTGCCGGTGCGGCCCAGCTCGCCCGTGTCGGCGTCGTATGGGGTCAGCTGGACGCCGAAGGGCAGTCCGGTGCCGTCTGGCTGGTCCGAGGGCTGGATGCGGAGGAAGTCGTCTATCTGGCGTTCGGTGGCGTCCGGGTGGGTTGCGACGTAGGCCAGGTGGTCGGTGACCAGGCGGTGGGCCACTGTGCGGAGGAGGTTGGTCGCGCACAGGTTGTGGGCGCAGGCCGCGCCGTCGAGGGTGATCTCCGGCAGGGCGAAGCGGCGCAGGCCGCGAGAGGTGACGCGCAGGCAGTCGCACACGGCCGTGTCAGCCGGGTCCCAGGGAGGGCAGGTGGCGTCGTCGTGGACCTGGACGTCCCAGGCCAGCCAGTCGTCGCCGAGGCTGAAGTCGGCAGGCTCGGTCGCGCATCCGCCGCATGTGACAAGGGCGGAGCCGATCAAGGGGTCGAGCAGGATGCCGTCGCATGTGCGGGCCAGGGACCGGGCGACCGCCCGTGCCGCCTGCACGCTGACGGGAAGCCTGTGCGGGGGCGCTGTGGCCGACACCACGATGTGTTGCTTCGTGCGGCGCAGGCGGCGCCGGTCGTCGTCCGTGAGCGCGGCTCCGAACGGTTTCCATGGGGTCGCGTGGTGCGTCACGGTCAGGGATCGGCTGCCCATCGCGCTGACCACGGCCTTCTTGTGCGGCCCTCCGACGCGCCAGGGCACGAACGAGCCGAGATCGAACGACAGGTGCTCCATGGCGATGACGAACAGGGATGTCAGCGTGCGAGGCAACGGGAGAATGATCTTCATGAGTGGCCTCCGTGATCGTGATGGGATCCCGTCGGGTTGGTGAGGCACTCAGGATCGGAGATGGTGGGCCGGGCCGGTGGAGGCGAACGGGATTCTGGGGATAGCGGCGACAGGATGTGCCCGCCCTGTGGATAACCTCCTCGCCGCTGCCCGCGATTCACGGTTCACGTCCCATCACCGGCTCGCGTCCCCACGCCTCGCCTTGTGGCCTCCGCCTTGTGACCTCCGGCTTGTGGCCTCCGCCTTGCGGCCTTCGGCTGACAGCTGAGGGCCGACGTCGACCACCCCTTCAGGGGGCAGATGGGATGCTGCTGCGGCCGTGTGGGTCACGGCTCAGGTGGCGTGGCCGAAAGTCCCGTCGTGTCGCCTTCGCCCTGGGACGGGGCGGTGCCACTCCGGTAACGTGAGGACGCCCCGGGAACCTGACCTCGCCCCGCCGCATCCCGATGACGCATGAGGACCTAGTGACGATCCCGCCGCCAGTGCCCCGCCTCGACATCCACCAGTACCTGCACGACCTTCCCGTCCCGCTCGTCTACGAGGGCCCTTGCCCCGGCGGACAGGTCGGCGCCGCATACATTCGCTGGCCCGACGGCCACCGATCCGTCCTGACCCGCGGCCCGGATGTGCGCCACCTGTTGTCGGTGGCGCGCGCAGCGGGCATCCCAGCGCCCGAGTATGAGCTGGTCCAGCCCCCGGTGGTCGTGCAGGAGCTGCTTCCCGGCACCGTTGTCCACACCCCGACCGCGGCGACGATACAGTCCATGATCGAGATCAACCGGCGGTGTCGCGGTCTGCTGGCCGGACGCTCCGACCTGCCAGGACTCCGGCTCTACCTCCGCGAGGACGGACCGGGCTTCTGCCTGCACGGATCACTGCGCGCCTACGACAGCCGGACCCGCCACCTGCTCGACCAAGTGGAGGAGATCGGCCGGGCGTTCCCGGACACCCTTGAGGGTGACGACCTCGTCCACACCGACTTCCACCCGGAGAACGTGCTGGTGGACGCGACAGGGGCGGTCACCGGCGTGATCGACTGGGACGGCGCCACCCGCGGTCACGGGGACTTCGACCTGTTCACGCTCCGCTTCGACCTCGCCCACCGCGCGCCTGACCTGCACGTGGACGTGCCCGACACCGTGGCCCTGGTCTGCTGGGCGCACATGAGCCTGCGCCTGGTGGATTGGGCCATCCGGCACTTCACCGCCTCTGAGGTGACCCTGTGGCTGGACGTGGCGCAAAGGCTGCGACCGCGGTGACCGCGGTGACGGTCACGGCGGCTCCGACCAAGGTGACCGCGGTGACGGTCACGGCGGCTCCGACCAAGGTGACCGCGGTGACGGTCACGGCGGCTCCGACCGCGGGGACCGTCACGGCGACGCGGGGCGGCAGATCGCCAGTGACTGGCCGGGCAGCCGCAGCCCGTCCGCGCCCGCTGAGACAGGCTCGTCGGAGGCGAGCAGCACCGTCCCACCCGTCACCGGCAACGTCACCGACTCCGCCGCGAAGTTCACGCACACCGCCAGCGTCCCCCGCCACATGAGCAGCCACTTCCCGAGCGGATCCACCTCCACCCGCACCCGCTCCAGCCGCGGATCCGACAGCTCGGGCAGCGCTTTGCGCAGCGCGATCAGGTCGCGGTACCAGCACAGCAACGACCAGTGCGCCTCTTCCTTCACCTCGCTCCAGTCCAGCTTCGAACGCAGGAACGTCTCCTCCTCCGACGGGTCGGGCGCCTCCCACACGTACCCGAACCCGTCGAACTCCCGCTCCCTCCGCTCTCCCTCGCTCTCCCGCAGCGCGGGCTCCACGTGGTCGGAGAAGAACAGGAACGGCGTGCGCGCCCCCCATTCCTCGCCCATGAACAACATCGGCGTGAACGGCGAGGTCAGCAGCAGTCCGGCCCCGAGCTTGAGCGCCGGGATCGGCAGCCGGTCGCCGGCCGGCCGGTTGCCGATCTGGTCGTGGTTCTGCAGGCAGGCCACCAGCCGGTGCCCGGGCACGCCGGTGAAGGACCTGCCGTGCGAGCGTCCTCGGAAGGTCGAGTACGACCCGTCGTGCAGCACGCCGCCGGTCAGCACCTTGGCCAGGGCCGGCAGGCCGGCGAAGTCCGCGTAGTAGCCGTGGCTCTCGCCGCTCACCGCGCAGTGCAGCGCGTGGTGCACGTCGTCGTTCCACTGCGCCGTCATCCCCAGCCCGCCCGCCTCCAGGGGCCGCACCGTGCGCGGATCGTTGAGGTCGGACTCGGCGATCAGGGACAGCGGCCGGCCGATCGCGCAGGCCAGCGCGTCGACCTCCGCCGCCAGCTCGGCCAGCAGGTGGGTGGCGCGCCGGTCGTGCAGCGCGTGCACGGCGTCCAGCCGCAGCCCGTCGATGTGGTAGTCGCGCAACCACTGCACCGCGTTGCCGATGAAGTAACGACGTACTTCGTCGGAGCCCGGCCCGTCCAGGTTGACCGCGTCGCCCCAGTAGCTCCCCTTGAAGCCGGCGAAGTACGGCCCGAAGGGGTGCAGGAAGTTCCCGGACGGTCCGAGGTGGTTGTAGACCACGTCCAGGATCACGCCGATCCCGGCCCGGTGGCAGGCGTCCACGAACGACTTGAGCCCGTCGGGTCCCCCGTAGGTCTCGTTGACGGCGTACAGGTCCACGCCGTCGTACCCCCAGTTCCGCCCGCCGGGAACGGGCGCCACCGGCATGATCTCCACGAAGTCCACGCACAGCTCGACGAGGTGCTCGAGCCGCTCGATCGCCGCCTGGAACGTCCCCTCGGTCGTGAAGGTCCCGATGTGCAGCTCGTAGATCACGGCCCCGCGCAGGTCCCGGCCCTTCCATTCGTGGTCGGACCAGGTGAAACGGGCGTGGTCGTAGACGGCGCTCGTCCCGAAGACGCCGTCCGGCTGCCGCCGCGTGCGCGGATCGGGGTACGGGCCGTCGTCGTCGACCATGAAGGCGTACCTGGCGCCGTGCTCGGCCTCCGCCACTTCGGCCGACCACCATCCATCCGCCCCGCGGGACATCGGGCGGCGCCCGCCCATGACCATCACCTCGACTGACGTGGCGTTCGGCGCCCAGACCTCAAAGATCATGTCTCTCCAGGAGTGAGACCGGGTACTGACCGAGCAGATGCGCCAGCGGGATGCGGCCGGTGTGGAGCCCGCCGGTGAGCAGGTCCCGCCACGTGCCCGCGGGCAACGTCAATGTCGTGCCGCCCCAGCCGGTCCTGGCCAGGCGCACCGGGAGCCGGGTGGCCACGGCGACGGCCTGCGGGTGGTGATCGCCGCCGCGGGCGAACGCGATCACGTGCTCCGCGGCCTCACCCTCCGCCCACAGCGGCAGGTACGGTGCCGCGCCCCCGAGCCGCCGCCGCAGCCGCAGCGCCTGGGTGGTGACCAGCAGCTTGGCCGCGTCCCACGAGGTCTCGGGTTTGCGCGGGTACGTCACCGGCCGCCGGTTGTCCGGATCGACCAGCGAGAAGTCGGTCGTCTCGTTGCCCTGGTAGACGTCGGGCACCCCGGGCATCATGAGCTGCACGAGCTTGGCGCCCAGCGAGTTCGACATCGCGAAGGGCTCGATGCGCTCGGTGAACTGGCCGATCGGCAGCCGGACGGCGGCCTCCGCGAACTCCCGCAACCCCCGCTCATAAGCCGGATCCGGATTTATCCAGGAAATGGCGGTCTTGGCCTCCCGCGCCGCCTTCAGCAGGTAGTCCGTGAACCGCTCGACCGAGATCGGCCAGGCCGCCATGAGGTTCTGCCAGGCCAGGTAGTCCAGGTGCGGATCGAAGCGCACGGCCGCCGACCACTGCGCCACCGCCGCGGCCCACTCCTCCGGCATTTCCGACAACACCGACAGCCGGGCCCGCACGTCCTCCGACCGCTTGGTGTCGTGCGTGGACAGCGTGGTCATCGTGTACGGCAACATCTCCGCGCAGAAGTCGTGGAAGTCCTCCACCGTCACTCCGAACGCGTCCGGCTCCCCGCCGACCTCGTTGAGGCAGGCCAGCGGATACCACCGGTAGAGCGCCGTGTCCTCGACACCCTTGGCCATGACGGGGCCGCACGCCTGCTGGAAGCGCACGATCGACTCGGCGGAGCCGTACAGGACCTCGCGGACGAGGGGCTGCACGGCGGGGGAGCAGGCCTCGGCGGCCAGCTCGACGATCTCGACGGACTCGGGCGGCGGCGGCTCGCCGGGCACCACGTACGCGCGGTAGACCGGCATCGCGGCGAGCAGCTCCCGCACCGTCTCCGGCGCGCAGGAGGCGCTCTTGGCCAGCCGGTTGACCTCGGCGCCGAAGAACAGCTCCAGGACCTCCCGCTTGGCCTGGGCCATCACCGGACGGTACTCGGACGGCTGCCCGGTCAGCTCGGTGAAGAGCCGGACGAGCGGCTCCTTGCCCGCCGGGTCGACGAAGAGCCCGTTGACCCTGTTGAGCACGTCGTAGCCGGTGGTGCCGTCGCAGGGCCAGTCGTCCGGAAGACGTTCGGGGCCGATGAGGATCTTCTCGACGACCGTCCACGTCTCGCCGACCCGGGTACGTAGCCGCTCCAGGTAGCCGCGCGGGTCGGCCAGGCCGTCCGGGTGGTCCACCCGCAGCCCGTCCACCAGCCCCTCGTCGAGCAGCCAGAAGATCACCTCATGCGTGGCGAACAACACGGCCGGGTCCTCCACCCGCAGCCCGATCAGCGTCGACACGTCGAAGAAGCGCCGGTAGCCGGGCCCTTCGCGCCAGTCGACCAGCCGGTAGTGCCCGGGATAGGGGAAGGCGTGCTCGTGGTAGCGCAGCACGTCGCCATCGACCACAGGCGGCGTGTCGTCCCCCAGGACCGGCAGCGCCACCTTCCCGTCCACCCACTCGATGTCGAACCACTTCGCGTACGGCGAGTCCGGCCCGTTCTTTAAGACCGACCAGAACTGGGCGTTCACCGTGTTCATGTGGTTGGGCACGATGTCCACGACCACGCTCAGGTCGTGCGCGGCCAGCTGCTGCGCCATCTCCCTGAACCCGCTCGCCCCACCGAACTCCTCCCTGATCCTGGAGTGGTCGATGACGTCGTAGCCGTGCCGCGACTCGGGCGTGGCCTGCAGGATCGGCGACAGGTAGACGTGGCTCACGCCGAGGTCCCGCAGGTATTCGGCGATCTCGGCCACCTGGGCGAAGCCGAAGTCCGGGGTCAGCTGCACCCGGTACGTGGACGCCGGCCTAGACACGACGCAGCACCCGTACGCTGCGGCCGGGCACCGCGATCGCCTCGCCGCCACGGCACATCCGCGCGTCGAGCATGATCGGCATGGCGGTGTCGATCTCCGTGTGCCACATCTCGCCATAATCCTCGGGGATCGTGAACTTGATCGTGTCGTAGTGGGCGTTGAACAGCACCAGGAACGAGTCGTCCCGGATCGGCCGGCCGCGCCGGTCCGGCTCGGTGATGGCGTCGCCGTTGAGGAAGACGGCCAGCGACTTGGCGTACCCGACTGTCCAGTCGCTGTCGGTCATCTCCTCCCCGGAGGGGGTGAGCCAGGCGATGTCGTTCAGGCCGCGCACCGGCTTGCCGTAGAAGAACCTCCTGCGCCGGAACACCGGATGTTTCTTCCGCAGCGCCGCCAGGCTCTGCGTGAACTCCAGCAGCAACCAGTTCTCCCGCACGTCCGACCAGTCGACCCAGGTCAGCTCGTTGTCCTGGCAGTAGCCGTTGTTGTTGCCCTTCTGCGTGCGGCCCAGCTCGTCGCCGTGGGAGAGCATCGGCACGCCCTGGGACAGGAACAGCGTGGTGAGGAAGTTACGTTTCTGCTGCTCACGCAGCGATTCGACGGCGATGCCCGCCGGTCCTTCCTCGCCGCAGTTCCAGGACCTGTTGTCGTCGGTGCCGTCGCGGTTGCCCTCCTTGTTGGCCTCGTTGTGCTTGTTGTTGTACGAGACGAGGTCCTGCAGGGTGAAGCCGTCGTGGCAGGTGACGAAGTTGATCGAGGCGGCGGGCCGGCGGCTGTCGTCCTGGTAGAGGTCGCTCGATCCGGTGAACCGCGACCCGAACTCGGGCAGCGTGGCCGCCTGACCCCGCCACAGGTCGCGGATGGTGTCGCGGTAGCGCCCGTTCCACTCGGTCCACCGGGACGGGAAGTTGCCGACCTGGTAGCCGCCGGGGCCCACGTCCCATGGCTCGGCGATGAGCTTGACCTGCGACAACACGGGGTCCTGCTGCACCAGGTCGAAGAACGCGCTCAGCCGGTCCACCTCGTGCAGCTCCCTGGCCAGCGTCGAGGCCAGATCGAAGCGGAACCCGTCCACATGCATCTCGATGACCCAGTACCGCAGCGAGTCCATGATCATCTGGAGCACGTGCGGGGAACGCATGAGCAGGCTGTTGCCCGTGCCCGTGGTGTCCACGTAGTAGCGCTTGTCGTTGTCGACCAGCCGGTAGTAGTTGATGTTGTCGATCCCCCGGAACCCCAGCGTCGGCCCCAGGTGGTTGCCCTCGGCGGTGTGGTTGTAGACGACGTCCAGGATCACCTCGATGCCGGCCTCGTGCAGCCCTCTGACCATGGCCTTGAACTCCAGCACCTGCCCGCCGCGCTGCCCCTGGCTGGAGTAGCGGTTGTGCGGCGCGAAGAACCCGATCGAGTTGTAGCCCCAGTAGTTGGACAGGCCGCGCTGCTCGAGAATGTGATCGGTGACGAACTGGTGCACCGGCATGAGCTCCAGCGCCGTCACGCCGAGCTTGGTGAGGTGGTCGAGGATCTCGGGGTGGTGCAGGGCCGCGTACGTGCCGCGCAGGTGCTTGGGGATCTTGGGGTGGCTGATCGTGAGCCCGCGCACGTGGGCCTCGTAGATCACGGTGTCGTGGTACGGCGTCGCGGGGGGCCGGTCGTGGCCCCAGCCGAAGAACGGGTTGATCACCACCGAACGCGGCACGTAGGGGGCCGAGTCCAGGTCGTTGCGGGTGTCGGGGTGGCTGAAGCGGTAGCCGTACACCGCCTCGTTCCAGGTCACGCCCCCCTCGATCGCCATGGCGTACGGGTCGAGCAGCACCTTGGCCGGGTTGCACCGCATCCCGCGCGCCGGGTCGTACGGACCGTGGATCCGGTAGCCGTACCGCTGGCCCGGGCCGATGCCCGGCAGGTAGCCGTGCCAGATGAACCCGTCCACCTCGGTGAGCGGCACCCTCGACTCGACGTTGTCCTCGTCGAACAGGCACAGCTCGACATTGTCCGCGACCTCGGTATAGAGCGAGAAATTGGTTCCGGCCCCGTCATAAGTGGCTCCGAGCGGATAGGGGTCTCCCGGCCAGATCTCGATCATCGAGGCTCCCTTGCGGTCTCTCCCCATGTTCTGTCCCCCCGCTCAGCCGGACAACCCGGGCGTTGCCGAACCCCCTTCTTCTTTCCCACGCTCACCACCTCGTTACTCCAGCTGAACGCCGCTGAGCCGTCCCGAAGTGTTTGCATCGCCGGTCACCGGCAACGTGGCGCGTCATGAGCGGTTTCAAGCAGTTCTTATTGCGCGGCAACATCGTCGAGCTCGCCGTGGCAGTGATCGTCGGCGCCACGTTCAGCGGTCTGGTGCAGGCGCTGGTCAGCGACCTGGTCACCCCGCTGATCGGCGCGGTGACCGGCGGCAGACAGCCGGACTTCGCCCAGTACTCCTTCACGATCAACGGCAGCCGGTTCAAGTACGGCGACTTCCTCAACCACCTGATCAGCTTCCTGCTCATCTCGGCCATCGTCTACTGGCTGATCGTGGCCCCGATGACCAGGCTGATCAGGGTGTTCGACCGGGACAAGGCGGCGGCGACCAAGCAGTGTCCCGAGTGCC from Nonomuraea polychroma encodes the following:
- a CDS encoding glycosyltransferase → MKVLINAGPWLTVPPPGYGGIENVVATLVPALRERGVHVVLASVGASTLDVDELIGVYDKGQFTELQKPYNQVMGIAHAHQARLVAELRARDDIDLVHDHLEVVGPAILSALDGPPVLHTLHWDLRKHPDFYGAFPSSIAVNGVSESQLARAPEALRAASLGAIHLATPLTDRDLGATRGDHFVVMGRICQLKGQHVAARLCQKLGLPLVLAGPVSGRNTPAELDVVAQNPYHPLYGHPDVRYHLDQVSRYLDDELVRWVGAVAGPARDYLYASARAALFPIQWDEPGGTAVVEALALGVPPIGLRRGCLPEIIDHGRTGFLADTEEELAEWVLRVDELDPEECRAEARRRFSPSVMADRYLELYERVARTAA
- a CDS encoding universal stress protein; its protein translation is MIGEHVIVGYSSDPGGREALALGATITQVTGGELTVATIYPPGSPGLAVEAQANLAHAAEELGPAPAEYITYESRGAGRGLSVLASRIRADLIVVGSTDGGQHGRIAIGSTSNHLLHLSSEAVMVAPAQYAPSDGPGRLTLAYVHRPQCDAAVERMAQAALRLGVTLRLITFDLRTEDQVKLRDDLALAVRLAWESTGIEAESEVAEGHDVAAAMADVEWLPGELLVCAASEDAQPHRVFLGELAMKMLRASPCPVTVLPRGFS
- a CDS encoding phosphatase PAP2 family protein — protein: MYNDIVGFALTTPDWLHTLAEVGTDAGLFVFAALFAVAALRAWRAPARDLALVIAGPAGVVFAYVVSEVIKTFVREDRPCRGGIATIAHCPPPDDWSFPSNHSVIAAGAAATLVLAWRALAWVVFPLAAVTAFSRVFVGVHHPHDVVVGLLLGLVLAPLFALLAVGAVTPAVRHTRLYLARLDSVR
- the pip gene encoding prolyl aminopeptidase; translated protein: MRTLYPPIDPYDSGLLDVGDGNQIYWEVCGNPDGKPAVMLHGGPGGGCTAKHRRQWDPELYRIVLFDQRNCGRSLPHASDPATDLSTNTTWNLVADMERLREHLGIDRWQVFGGSWGSALALAYAQTHPDRTTELVLRGIFMLRPQELRWFYQEGACYLFPDLWERYVAPIPEEERGDLMAAFRRRLEGEDADARLAAAKAWAQWEAGTITLLPDPELVAEFGEDKMAVCFARIENHYFHHGGWFAPDQLIRDVDKVRHIPAVIVQGRYDTCTPMATAWDLHKAWPEAEFHVVHDAGHAFTEPGILDRLIATTDRFGGSAP
- a CDS encoding phosphotransferase family protein, translating into MTIPPPVPRLDIHQYLHDLPVPLVYEGPCPGGQVGAAYIRWPDGHRSVLTRGPDVRHLLSVARAAGIPAPEYELVQPPVVVQELLPGTVVHTPTAATIQSMIEINRRCRGLLAGRSDLPGLRLYLREDGPGFCLHGSLRAYDSRTRHLLDQVEEIGRAFPDTLEGDDLVHTDFHPENVLVDATGAVTGVIDWDGATRGHGDFDLFTLRFDLAHRAPDLHVDVPDTVALVCWAHMSLRLVDWAIRHFTASEVTLWLDVAQRLRPR
- the treZ gene encoding malto-oligosyltrehalose trehalohydrolase — its product is MIFEVWAPNATSVEVMVMGGRRPMSRGADGWWSAEVAEAEHGARYAFMVDDDGPYPDPRTRRQPDGVFGTSAVYDHARFTWSDHEWKGRDLRGAVIYELHIGTFTTEGTFQAAIERLEHLVELCVDFVEIMPVAPVPGGRNWGYDGVDLYAVNETYGGPDGLKSFVDACHRAGIGVILDVVYNHLGPSGNFLHPFGPYFAGFKGSYWGDAVNLDGPGSDEVRRYFIGNAVQWLRDYHIDGLRLDAVHALHDRRATHLLAELAAEVDALACAIGRPLSLIAESDLNDPRTVRPLEAGGLGMTAQWNDDVHHALHCAVSGESHGYYADFAGLPALAKVLTGGVLHDGSYSTFRGRSHGRSFTGVPGHRLVACLQNHDQIGNRPAGDRLPIPALKLGAGLLLTSPFTPMLFMGEEWGARTPFLFFSDHVEPALRESEGERREREFDGFGYVWEAPDPSEEETFLRSKLDWSEVKEEAHWSLLCWYRDLIALRKALPELSDPRLERVRVEVDPLGKWLLMWRGTLAVCVNFAAESVTLPVTGGTVLLASDEPVSAGADGLRLPGQSLAICRPASP